In Raphanus sativus cultivar WK10039 chromosome 5, ASM80110v3, whole genome shotgun sequence, the following proteins share a genomic window:
- the LOC108805264 gene encoding putative E3 ubiquitin-protein ligase XBAT35 isoform X2: MGQQQSKGELLFQQVSYGNAEGIRSLRREGADLEWMDREGKTPLIMACMNSELYDVAKTLIELGANVNAYRPARHAGTPLHHAAKRGLENTVKLLLSHGANPLVLNDDCQTPLEVARVKGFSNVVRAIESHICLFSGWMREFYGPAILDLFAPQLLSRRVWVVIVPTGSRNPAKPFKLELVVYASLQDAQPRAVMPLWKANLEEPKAKQSDTSVMIVDNSTKKRLKLAPSIEGDGQQLKWFCDACKGIPQPAHPPVFLQTPPSAPPLHPDMADNINHHSIGEASSSTAPPPPPPHIPPPSGKASHESVIVHEPSPSAPPLADEDIETVEEGPVYYPTIDSTPVDVPSPSHLPASIDGEKKDDGSSGQCSICLDAPSEAVCVPCGHVAGCMSCLTEIKAKNWGCPVCRAKIDQIIKLYRV, encoded by the exons atggGGCAACAGCAATCGAAAGGGGAATTGCTGTTTCAGCAAGTGAGCTACGGTAACGCAGAAGGGATTCGATCTCTTCGTCGCGAAGGAGCTGACCTCGAG TGGATGGATAGAGAAGGCAAAACGCCATTGATAATGGCTTGCATGAACTCCGAGCTTTACGATGTCGCCAAGACTTTGATCGAGTTGGGTGCTAATGTCAATGCTTATCGTCCTG CTCGTCATGCGGGAACTCCGCTGCACCATGCTGCTAAAAGAGGTCTTGAGAACACTGTTAAGTTACTTCTTTCACATGGTG CAAATCCACTTGTTCTCAATGATGATTGTCAAACACCGCTTGAGGTCGCTAGAGTCAAAGGGTTCAGCAATGTCGTACGTGCTATTGAG AGTCACATCTGCTTGTTCTCTGGTTGGATGCGTGAGTTTTATGGACCTGCCATTCTTGATTTATTTGCTCCTCAGCTTCTTTCTAGAAGAGT ATGGGTAGTCATCGTACCAACTGGTTCAAGAAACCCTGCAAAGCCTTTCAAGTTGGAGCTCGTTGTGTACGCTAGTCTTCAG GATGCACAGCCACGCGCGGTGATGCCCTTGTGGAAAGCAAATTTGGAGGAACCAAAAGCAAAGCAGTCTGATACTTCAGTGATGATTGTCGATAACTCCACAA AAAAACGGCTTAAACTGGCGCCCTCGATTGAAGGTGACGGACAACAGCTTAAGTGGTTTTGTGATGCATGTAAAGGGATTCCACAG CCAGCGCACCCCCCAGTCTTTCTCCAAACTCCACCGTCTGCGCCACCACTTCATCCTGATATGGCCGACAACATCAATCACCATTCCATTGGTGAAGCAAGTTCATCAACggcacctcctcctcctcctcctcacaTTCCACCTCCCTCAGGAAAAGCGAGCCATGAAAGTGTTATTGTCCACGAACCTTCACCATCAGCTCCTCCGTTAGCAGATGAGGATATAGAAACCGTAGAGGAAGGCCCTGTTTATTACCCAACAATCGATTCAACACCTGTCGATGTCCCATCTCCTTCTCATCTACCAGCTTCAATAGATGGTGAAAAGAAAGATGACGGAAGCTCTGGACAGTGTTCGATATGTCTTGACGCTCCATCTGAAGCTGTTTGTGTCCCGTGTGGACATGTCGCGGGATGCATGTCTTGCTTAACCGAGATCAAAGCCAAGAATTGGGGATGTCCGGTTTGTCGTGCCAAGATCGATCAGATCATTAAACTTTACCGTGTCTGA
- the LOC108805264 gene encoding putative E3 ubiquitin-protein ligase XBAT35 isoform X1 — MGQQQSKGELLFQQVSYGNAEGIRSLRREGADLEWMDREGKTPLIMACMNSELYDVAKTLIELGANVNAYRPARHAGTPLHHAAKRGLENTVKLLLSHGANPLVLNDDCQTPLEVARVKGFSNVVRAIESHICLFSGWMREFYGPAILDLFAPQLLSRRVWVVIVPTGSRNPAKPFKLELVVYASLQDAQPRAVMPLWKANLEEPKAKQSDTSVMIVDNSTIPSRRRQRRRACASHGRRRPHVVRQKRLKLAPSIEGDGQQLKWFCDACKGIPQPAHPPVFLQTPPSAPPLHPDMADNINHHSIGEASSSTAPPPPPPHIPPPSGKASHESVIVHEPSPSAPPLADEDIETVEEGPVYYPTIDSTPVDVPSPSHLPASIDGEKKDDGSSGQCSICLDAPSEAVCVPCGHVAGCMSCLTEIKAKNWGCPVCRAKIDQIIKLYRV; from the exons atggGGCAACAGCAATCGAAAGGGGAATTGCTGTTTCAGCAAGTGAGCTACGGTAACGCAGAAGGGATTCGATCTCTTCGTCGCGAAGGAGCTGACCTCGAG TGGATGGATAGAGAAGGCAAAACGCCATTGATAATGGCTTGCATGAACTCCGAGCTTTACGATGTCGCCAAGACTTTGATCGAGTTGGGTGCTAATGTCAATGCTTATCGTCCTG CTCGTCATGCGGGAACTCCGCTGCACCATGCTGCTAAAAGAGGTCTTGAGAACACTGTTAAGTTACTTCTTTCACATGGTG CAAATCCACTTGTTCTCAATGATGATTGTCAAACACCGCTTGAGGTCGCTAGAGTCAAAGGGTTCAGCAATGTCGTACGTGCTATTGAG AGTCACATCTGCTTGTTCTCTGGTTGGATGCGTGAGTTTTATGGACCTGCCATTCTTGATTTATTTGCTCCTCAGCTTCTTTCTAGAAGAGT ATGGGTAGTCATCGTACCAACTGGTTCAAGAAACCCTGCAAAGCCTTTCAAGTTGGAGCTCGTTGTGTACGCTAGTCTTCAG GATGCACAGCCACGCGCGGTGATGCCCTTGTGGAAAGCAAATTTGGAGGAACCAAAAGCAAAGCAGTCTGATACTTCAGTGATGATTGTCGATAACTCCACAA TCCCAAGCCGCAGGAGGCAAAGACGAAGGGCCTGCGCCTCCCACGGGAGACGTAGGCCTCATGTAGTTAGGC AAAAACGGCTTAAACTGGCGCCCTCGATTGAAGGTGACGGACAACAGCTTAAGTGGTTTTGTGATGCATGTAAAGGGATTCCACAG CCAGCGCACCCCCCAGTCTTTCTCCAAACTCCACCGTCTGCGCCACCACTTCATCCTGATATGGCCGACAACATCAATCACCATTCCATTGGTGAAGCAAGTTCATCAACggcacctcctcctcctcctcctcacaTTCCACCTCCCTCAGGAAAAGCGAGCCATGAAAGTGTTATTGTCCACGAACCTTCACCATCAGCTCCTCCGTTAGCAGATGAGGATATAGAAACCGTAGAGGAAGGCCCTGTTTATTACCCAACAATCGATTCAACACCTGTCGATGTCCCATCTCCTTCTCATCTACCAGCTTCAATAGATGGTGAAAAGAAAGATGACGGAAGCTCTGGACAGTGTTCGATATGTCTTGACGCTCCATCTGAAGCTGTTTGTGTCCCGTGTGGACATGTCGCGGGATGCATGTCTTGCTTAACCGAGATCAAAGCCAAGAATTGGGGATGTCCGGTTTGTCGTGCCAAGATCGATCAGATCATTAAACTTTACCGTGTCTGA
- the LOC108856494 gene encoding protein LIGHT-DEPENDENT SHORT HYPOCOTYLS 4, producing the protein MDPVYGFIGTSNIPHNTNLMIAAAAATTTTTTSSSSSSSGGSATNQLSRYENQKRRDWNTFGQYLRNHRPPLSLSRCSGAHVLEFLRYLDQFGKTKVHMQLCPFFGHPNPPAPCTCPLRQAWGSLDALIGRLRAAFEENGGSAETNPFGARAVRLYLREVRDSQAKARGISYEKKKRKRPPQAPLPLPPPQPMISSSPNLQ; encoded by the exons ATGGATCCTGTTTACGGCTTTATAGGCACATCAAACATCCCACACAACACAAACCTTATGATCGCTGCCGCAgcagccaccaccaccactaccacctcctcctcctcgtcttccTCCGGCGGCTCAGCGACGAACCAGCTGAGTAGGTACGAGAATCAGAAGAGAAGAGATTGGAACACTTTCGGACAATATCTACGCAACCATCGTCCGCCACTTTCCCTCTCCCGTTGCAGTGGTGCTCATGTACTTGAGTTCCTCAGGTACCTCGACCAATTTGGCAAGACCAAG GTTCACATGCAACTATGTCCGTTCTTTGGACATCCAAACCCACCAGCACCATGTACCTGTCCACTCAGACAAGCGTGGGGCAGCCTCGACGCACTCATTGGCCGGCTTCGAGCCGCTTTTGAAGAGAACGGTGGCTCAGCAGAGACTAACCCTTTTGGTGCACGAGCCGTTCGACTCTACCTAAGGGAAGTGCGAGACTCGCAGGCTAAAGCGCGTGGGATCAGCTAcgaaaagaagaagaggaagcgaCCTCCGCAGGCGCCGCTCCCGCTACCACCACCTCAGCCGATGATTTCGAGTAGCCCTAATTTGCAATAA